The following proteins are encoded in a genomic region of Streptococcus sp. 29892:
- a CDS encoding ZmpA/ZmpB/ZmpC family metallo-endopeptidase, with product MKKQFNEKQERFSLRKLSVGLVSATVASLFFATSIAAAPSVSAQSINYTYVTEQELTEAEKELIIRDLPGLAQATDANYYLVYRPVGASKPSTAVDTNSRLEILPKTGVMETGVMALAGISLLVLAIKIGKKGKKELAGVILLAATGASFLAPTSSALTSHILAQFNHAVERSAGQALPAPAEIEGYVYVGYFKDSRAEEKLSTEAPKTPEKETVKDTTEETVTEVPNTAPSHQVPTVEISEKIITKSEVLAFDTQIVENTALAEGTEKIVQEGQNGERTITIKQTLVDGQVLKEEEVLSEVTKTATPKIIEIGTKKAEEPIVTDVPDAAPTHEVPALAITEEVTSHIESIAFTTEEIYDDTLPEGTRQTAQAGQAGQKTIETKQTFIGGVLVQSEVVSETVSQAPVNQVVKIGTKPITALPDTAPTHEVPAVVLTDDTTTNTESIPFESQVIYDDTLAEGTRNVDKTGVAGVRTTVTKNYYADGVLIKSEQVSSSVTISPVTEIVRLGTKKADTVTTETESATKVIPFEISYQDDATLPVGEEKIITAGQNGIATVTTTYTLVNGVRQANPTVIETVTTQPVPQVVARGTKTATPTPVEGTETVTETVEIPFETKTTETADLYVGQEQVLTEGKNGSKNITTTYVTIDGVRQPNPTVTEKVLVEPTTKEVLKGTKPIEGTEEDKETVDIPFETEYIDDPTLLVGKTKEVTKGVNGSKTITTTYKTIKGVRQENPTVTEEITKEPVKEVIARGTKVEKVPQVIITDLVENDDAKSATISYKLTDETANFLRAVALLYDNTGALVKEQAIDDPNGQLTLENLDFYTDYTVKTKIFYTMVEQEQSSEQEAILESMRQFDLVYKKIEIKDIDAVTVYRRKDGKYVGQEFLEEIPASANELFIKVTSDRFKEVYLPVSSVEETNLDGKAVFKLVSSFDQLVEDKNSQYVANREFYIPKMAMDANTYTSFKDLIDAMKKNTSGTFKLGAHLDANEVPVGDVASYVQNFSGSLDGVNDGHAFSISNLKAPLFYNLGGKVQNLDIKNAHLQTSTTNPLATIAVNANNALVTNVAVEANLKGPHNVSGLIQSATNTTIKDVSFKGSIETTGTGASLTGGILGNGMLSSVGNAKVDATITIPGNVDQFAGGIVGRTMLVYDVPGSVYNSYATGSIVTTETGGIVGGIAGANQVTGAYAPYSGNVNNVISDMTGATSIIGQPANPTGKIKDGFTTTSDTLGNVKAITNEEAQAKVQAMGIQATLEDSKPLNLNPYSVNYLTLDKAQADHETAYYNMEKILPFYNKELLVYYGNKIATDDKLNRVRLLDVVPMKNDAFIADVHTEKANINRIMLHYADGTVDYKAVSYLEDFKNNHVVEYTIAGTDLIYTPESFLNDRSSLVNDLVSSLSTVVLDSDAMKAVVNYPTKLDANRQTGTAKDFYFGESFDQVKANLESNVRKILVASLNGQGQAAEDYIKEKITNNKEAFLLGLTYLNRWYDINYGDVNTKELTIFEPDFFGNDAASALDMILAIGNGGYEVLRAHNNVTTYSSIIGKQNNKASLFDMVEAYRKLFLPNLSDNDWFKQTTKAYIVESKSQVAEAAAKQESAEKHSKYALAVYDKITNPAWEYRQMLLPLLTLPQEDIFIISNMNTLAVGSYEHYVDDYKDPVKRDSVRQLVDKAAEMQRDNADFWYKILDEENRDKLFRTVLNNEGFLMNGPDGQKVYRNLLADVDAIQDYYGPINKWYAEGGTKTAYANGKETFYVLYNMLDNYGTTLYTHEMVHNQDGSTYLKGYGRRMGQGMEVYADGLLQNVSSVDRTILGFNAVFNSDAANRVHVGDPTARFNSEADFNQYFHNQFDVLYLLDYIEGMTVLEKPNTVKKDWFLKLENYYIQENGKDTHAGNRMATLTEEDAAKLTTFDDLINGSIIDRYGYQSAKYDQNLQRNGYYSVPMFAGNYSALSNPNGSPGDFMFRRMAFELIAAKGYTDGFIPYASNQLSDYAMSQNSITYDTWNKKNTGLITDKHVFDQVFNGQYASWEEFKKAMFMERVDKAQAGKLKPFTIQYELGVANSTKEVSIASYDDLQRLIREAIDADIENKSYGSDKSRLSTLKIKIYQALMQSTNDFRTSIFNP from the coding sequence ATGAAGAAACAATTTAACGAGAAACAAGAGCGTTTTTCACTGCGTAAACTATCAGTAGGTCTTGTTTCAGCAACGGTAGCAAGCCTATTTTTTGCGACTTCCATTGCGGCTGCACCATCTGTTAGTGCTCAGTCAATCAACTATACTTATGTAACTGAGCAAGAATTAACCGAGGCTGAAAAAGAGCTCATTATTCGGGATTTGCCAGGTTTAGCACAGGCGACAGATGCTAATTATTATTTAGTCTATCGTCCGGTCGGAGCAAGCAAGCCATCCACTGCTGTAGATACAAACAGTCGTTTGGAAATTTTACCGAAAACAGGTGTTATGGAAACAGGCGTAATGGCCCTTGCTGGAATTTCTCTCCTTGTTCTTGCCATAAAAATTGGCAAAAAAGGGAAGAAGGAGCTTGCAGGTGTTATTTTATTAGCGGCTACTGGTGCAAGCTTCTTGGCACCAACCAGCTCTGCCTTGACCAGTCATATTTTGGCTCAGTTCAACCATGCGGTAGAAAGATCAGCAGGCCAGGCCTTGCCAGCGCCTGCTGAAATTGAAGGCTATGTCTATGTGGGCTATTTTAAAGATAGCAGAGCAGAAGAGAAATTGTCTACTGAAGCCCCAAAAACGCCTGAAAAAGAAACTGTAAAGGATACTACGGAAGAAACAGTTACGGAAGTTCCGAATACAGCACCAAGTCATCAAGTGCCAACTGTTGAGATTTCTGAAAAGATTATTACAAAGTCAGAAGTGCTTGCTTTTGATACTCAGATTGTAGAAAATACTGCTTTGGCTGAAGGAACAGAAAAAATTGTTCAAGAAGGTCAAAATGGTGAGCGAACCATTACCATCAAACAAACACTGGTAGATGGCCAGGTTCTGAAGGAAGAAGAAGTTTTGTCAGAAGTGACTAAAACTGCTACTCCAAAAATCATCGAGATTGGTACCAAAAAAGCTGAAGAGCCTATTGTAACGGATGTTCCAGATGCGGCACCAACACACGAAGTTCCAGCCTTAGCAATTACGGAGGAAGTCACTTCGCATATAGAATCGATTGCCTTTACAACCGAGGAAATCTATGACGATACTCTTCCAGAAGGTACTAGACAGACAGCTCAGGCTGGTCAGGCTGGTCAAAAGACTATTGAAACCAAGCAAACATTCATTGGCGGTGTCTTGGTTCAATCAGAAGTTGTGTCAGAAACGGTCAGCCAAGCTCCTGTTAATCAGGTCGTGAAAATTGGTACCAAACCCATTACTGCTCTACCAGATACAGCTCCGACGCATGAAGTACCAGCAGTAGTCCTGACGGATGATACGACGACAAATACGGAATCTATACCTTTTGAAAGTCAAGTCATCTATGATGACACCTTGGCGGAAGGAACTCGAAATGTGGATAAAACAGGTGTTGCAGGTGTTCGGACTACGGTTACTAAGAATTACTATGCTGACGGTGTCTTGATCAAGTCTGAGCAGGTTTCAAGCTCGGTGACAATCTCACCAGTAACTGAGATTGTTCGCCTTGGTACAAAGAAAGCTGATACTGTCACAACGGAGACGGAATCAGCTACAAAAGTCATTCCATTTGAAATCAGCTACCAAGACGATGCGACCCTCCCAGTCGGTGAAGAAAAAATCATTACAGCTGGTCAAAATGGAATTGCGACTGTTACAACAACCTACACTCTTGTAAATGGCGTTCGTCAGGCAAATCCAACAGTAATTGAAACTGTGACCACTCAGCCTGTGCCTCAAGTAGTAGCGCGTGGTACGAAAACGGCTACTCCAACACCAGTTGAAGGTACGGAAACCGTTACGGAAACGGTAGAGATTCCATTTGAAACAAAGACAACAGAAACAGCTGACCTTTATGTTGGTCAAGAACAAGTTCTTACGGAAGGCAAAAATGGCAGCAAAAACATCACCACAACCTATGTGACGATTGACGGTGTTCGCCAGCCAAATCCAACTGTGACTGAAAAGGTTCTAGTTGAGCCAACGACCAAAGAAGTTCTCAAAGGAACCAAGCCAATTGAAGGTACGGAAGAAGACAAAGAAACGGTCGATATTCCATTTGAAACAGAATACATTGATGACCCAACACTTCTAGTAGGTAAGACTAAAGAAGTGACCAAGGGTGTCAATGGTTCTAAGACGATTACTACAACCTATAAGACCATCAAGGGCGTTCGTCAGGAAAATCCGACAGTTACCGAAGAAATTACCAAAGAACCAGTTAAGGAAGTCATTGCGCGTGGTACAAAAGTTGAGAAAGTACCACAAGTGATTATCACAGATCTGGTAGAAAATGACGATGCTAAGTCAGCGACAATCAGCTATAAGTTGACAGATGAAACAGCCAACTTCCTCCGTGCTGTTGCCCTCCTCTATGACAATACAGGTGCTTTGGTTAAGGAACAAGCTATTGACGATCCAAATGGTCAGTTAACACTTGAAAATCTGGACTTCTACACAGACTATACAGTCAAAACTAAGATTTTCTATACAATGGTAGAGCAGGAACAAAGCTCTGAGCAAGAAGCTATTCTTGAAAGCATGCGCCAGTTTGATCTAGTTTACAAGAAGATTGAAATCAAGGACATTGATGCAGTGACGGTTTATCGTCGTAAAGATGGTAAGTATGTCGGTCAAGAGTTTTTAGAAGAAATTCCAGCATCGGCTAATGAACTATTTATCAAGGTAACATCCGATCGCTTCAAAGAAGTCTATCTTCCAGTTTCAAGCGTTGAAGAAACGAACTTAGATGGCAAGGCAGTCTTCAAATTGGTTTCTTCCTTTGACCAGTTGGTAGAGGATAAGAACAGCCAATACGTTGCAAATCGTGAGTTTTACATTCCGAAGATGGCGATGGATGCCAATACCTATACATCCTTCAAAGATCTGATTGATGCCATGAAGAAAAATACCAGTGGCACTTTCAAACTAGGGGCTCACCTAGATGCCAATGAAGTCCCAGTAGGTGATGTGGCTTCTTACGTTCAGAATTTTAGTGGAAGTTTGGACGGAGTAAATGATGGCCATGCTTTCTCAATCAGTAACTTGAAAGCTCCACTTTTCTATAACCTTGGTGGTAAAGTTCAAAACTTGGACATCAAGAATGCTCATTTACAGACAAGTACCACCAATCCTCTTGCTACCATTGCCGTTAATGCTAATAATGCATTAGTCACAAACGTGGCTGTAGAAGCCAACCTAAAAGGACCGCATAATGTTTCAGGTTTGATCCAGTCGGCGACCAATACAACCATCAAAGACGTTTCCTTCAAAGGAAGCATTGAAACGACTGGTACAGGCGCAAGCTTGACAGGCGGTATTCTTGGAAATGGTATGTTGTCAAGTGTCGGAAATGCGAAAGTAGACGCTACCATCACCATTCCAGGCAATGTTGATCAATTTGCGGGTGGTATTGTCGGACGTACCATGCTTGTCTACGATGTACCAGGAAGTGTCTATAATTCGTACGCAACAGGCTCTATAGTGACGACAGAAACAGGTGGTATAGTCGGCGGCATTGCAGGTGCCAACCAAGTAACTGGTGCCTATGCTCCATATAGTGGTAATGTTAATAACGTTATCAGCGATATGACTGGTGCGACAAGTATTATCGGTCAACCAGCAAATCCAACCGGTAAGATTAAAGACGGCTTCACAACAACTTCAGATACATTGGGCAATGTCAAGGCTATCACGAATGAAGAAGCACAAGCAAAAGTTCAAGCAATGGGCATCCAAGCGACTTTGGAAGATTCAAAACCTCTCAATCTTAACCCTTATTCCGTCAATTATCTAACTCTGGATAAGGCACAGGCAGACCATGAAACTGCTTACTACAATATGGAGAAAATCCTTCCATTCTACAACAAGGAACTCCTTGTTTACTATGGAAATAAGATTGCGACAGATGACAAACTCAACAGAGTTCGTTTGCTTGATGTTGTTCCAATGAAGAATGATGCCTTTATAGCAGATGTGCATACTGAAAAAGCTAATATCAACAGAATCATGCTCCATTATGCGGATGGAACGGTGGATTATAAGGCGGTTTCATACCTTGAAGATTTCAAGAATAACCATGTGGTAGAATACACCATTGCTGGTACGGACTTGATTTACACGCCGGAGTCCTTCTTGAATGATAGAAGTTCTCTTGTAAATGATTTGGTAAGCAGCTTGTCTACAGTGGTTCTGGATTCAGATGCTATGAAAGCCGTTGTCAATTATCCAACTAAATTGGATGCCAACCGACAAACTGGGACAGCAAAAGATTTCTACTTTGGCGAAAGTTTTGACCAAGTTAAGGCTAACCTAGAGAGTAATGTACGTAAGATTTTGGTTGCTAGCCTAAACGGTCAAGGTCAGGCAGCGGAAGATTATATTAAAGAGAAAATTACCAATAATAAGGAAGCCTTTCTTCTCGGTTTGACCTACTTGAACCGTTGGTATGATATCAATTACGGGGATGTGAATACCAAAGAATTGACCATTTTTGAGCCTGATTTCTTCGGAAATGATGCTGCCTCTGCCTTGGATATGATTTTGGCAATTGGCAATGGTGGCTATGAGGTTCTTCGTGCCCATAACAACGTAACGACCTACTCATCCATTATTGGTAAGCAAAATAACAAGGCTAGTCTATTCGACATGGTGGAAGCCTACCGTAAACTCTTCTTGCCAAATCTATCAGACAATGACTGGTTTAAACAAACAACCAAGGCCTATATTGTTGAGAGTAAATCACAGGTTGCAGAAGCGGCAGCCAAGCAAGAAAGTGCTGAGAAACATAGCAAGTACGCACTTGCTGTTTACGATAAGATTACCAATCCAGCTTGGGAATACCGTCAGATGCTCTTGCCTCTATTGACCCTGCCGCAAGAGGACATCTTCATCATCAGCAACATGAACACCTTAGCAGTAGGTTCCTATGAACATTATGTAGATGACTATAAAGATCCTGTCAAGCGAGATAGTGTCCGTCAGTTGGTCGATAAGGCGGCTGAAATGCAGCGGGACAATGCTGACTTCTGGTATAAGATCCTTGATGAAGAAAATCGTGACAAGCTCTTCCGCACAGTGCTAAATAATGAAGGCTTCCTAATGAATGGCCCAGATGGTCAGAAAGTCTATCGTAATTTACTCGCCGATGTGGATGCTATTCAAGATTACTATGGCCCGATTAACAAGTGGTATGCAGAGGGTGGAACCAAAACTGCCTATGCAAACGGAAAAGAAACCTTCTATGTCCTCTATAATATGCTAGACAATTATGGGACAACTCTCTATACCCATGAAATGGTGCATAACCAGGATGGAAGTACCTATCTTAAAGGATATGGTCGCCGGATGGGACAAGGAATGGAAGTATATGCAGATGGCTTGCTCCAAAACGTATCTTCTGTCGATCGAACAATCCTTGGTTTCAATGCTGTCTTCAATAGTGACGCTGCTAATCGTGTGCACGTCGGAGATCCGACTGCTCGTTTCAACAGCGAAGCGGACTTTAACCAGTATTTCCACAATCAATTTGATGTTCTCTATCTACTAGACTACATCGAAGGAATGACTGTCCTTGAAAAGCCCAATACCGTTAAGAAGGACTGGTTCCTCAAACTGGAAAATTACTACATTCAAGAAAATGGCAAAGATACCCATGCTGGTAACCGAATGGCGACCCTGACAGAGGAAGATGCTGCTAAATTGACTACGTTTGATGACCTAATCAATGGAAGTATCATTGATCGCTATGGCTATCAAAGTGCTAAATACGACCAAAACTTACAACGTAATGGCTACTACAGCGTTCCGATGTTTGCAGGTAACTATTCAGCCTTGTCTAATCCAAATGGCTCACCAGGTGACTTTATGTTCCGTCGCATGGCCTTTGAGCTAATTGCTGCCAAAGGTTACACAGATGGTTTCATACCATATGCATCTAATCAGTTGTCTGATTATGCCATGAGCCAAAACTCTATTACTTATGATACGTGGAACAAGAAAAATACAGGCTTGATTACAGATAAACACGTCTTTGACCAAGTCTTTAATGGCCAGTATGCAAGTTGGGAAGAGTTCAAGAAAGCCATGTTTATGGAGCGTGTGGATAAGGCCCAAGCAGGTAAATTGAAACCATTCACTATTCAGTATGAATTAGGTGTTGCAAACTCAACGAAAGAAGTAAGTATTGCGAGCTATGATGACCTTCAAAGATTGATTAGAGAAGCGATTGATGCGGATATTGAAAATAAATCCTATGGTAGCGATAAGAGCCGATTATCAACTTTGAAAATCAAGATTTATCAAGCCTTGATGCAATCAACAAACGACTTTAGAACATCTATTTTCAATCCATAA